A genomic segment from Anabas testudineus chromosome 6, fAnaTes1.2, whole genome shotgun sequence encodes:
- the c2cd5 gene encoding C2 domain-containing protein 5 isoform X4, with protein MPGKLKAKIVAGRHLPVMDRASDLTDAFVEVKFGNTTFKTDVCPKSLNPQWNSEWFKFEVDDEDLQDEPLQITVLDHDTYSANDAIGKVYIDIDPLLCSEAASVISGWLPIYDTIHGIRGEINILVKVELFNDLNRFRQSSCGVKFFCTTAIPRCYRAAMVHGFVEELVVNEDPEYQWIDRIRTPRASNEARQRLISLMSGELQRKIGLKVLEMGGNAVVGYLQCFDLEGESGLVVRAIGTACTLDKLSSGSAPNTNTHTHPNTAPASNACNSPSKDGKEPVFGEDLPSSSGPPTPFRALPTSSSSPPPFSPSKPCSRQSSSSDTDLSLTPKTGMGSGGSAGKEAGPLKTLLRQQTQTALEQREFPFFTLTSFPPGFLVHVGGVVSARSVKLLDRIHNPDEPETRDAWWEEIRQEIKSHAKALGCHAVVGYSESTSICEEVCILSASGTAAILNPRYMREGCLDIGSTDHRFEEPSPPSCGFCHIPYDEFNMPFPAQLTYCYHCRRQKVPDVLFTTIDLPPEAAVTGKGCLIQARLCRLKKKAQGEVNATAISNLLPFMEYELHTQLMNKLKLRSMNALFGLHIQISVGENMLLGLASATGVYLTALPAPGGIQIAGKTPGDLSNEHHILTIQKRINDTIAKSKELYQINPPELMEEVVGSPIPEPRQRSRLLRSHSESSDELSELDLSHGKKDAFVLEIDDTDALEDIHSLLTDASPPTGFYSCNTEIMPGIYNWTSAIQMFTSVRVLRLSNANLTNQGLNKTFTDLCENLLKSFYFKLRSMIPCCLCHLKFTVAVPEEELIQVAVTAVAMTFDKDQSQEKPADRSTTKGSNEAEEQLQFPLELSTDLSSINTQPSTKISGVPESTNVSSRDRCSTWLELLRLKAHTIRRGSVKTISSLDRSSPLPEGRSRSLRSNRSFGGSSVPVVKMTPVSFLPGTRIIKYLGIINMFFIRETTSLREEGGVSGFLHSFIADVFAMVRAHVAALGGNAVVSYSMKECVLMENPNKNQAQCLINVSGDAVICVRETDQEPTPSVTNIGQTCCSRTDGAA; from the exons ATGCCTGGGAAACTGAAGGCCAAAATTGTAGCAGGGCGTCACTTGCCTGTTATGGACAGAGCCAGTGACCTTACTGATGCTTTTGTAGAG GTCAAGTTTGGAAATACAACTTTCAAAACAGATGTTTGTCCCAAGTCCCTTAATCCACAGTGGAACTCTGAATGGTTCAAATTTGAG GTTGATGATGAAGACTTGCAGGATGAACCTTTGCAGATCACTGTCTTGGACCATGATACGTACAGTGCGAACGATGCCATAGGGAAAGTTTACATTGACATTGACCCTTTGCTGTGCAGTGAGGCTGCCTCTGTCATCTCTGGCTGGCTTCCCATCTATGATACCATTCATG gtATCAGAGGTGAAATTAATATCCTCGTGAAAGTGGAGCTTTTCAATGACTTGAACCGCTTCAGACAGTCTTCCTGCGGGGTCAAGTTTTTCTGCA CCACAGCTATTCCACGGTGCTACCGGGCAGCAATGGTGCACGGGTTTGTGGAGGAACTCGTGGTGAATGAAGATCCAGAGTATCAGTGGATTGACCGTATTAGAACTCCCCGGGCCTCCAATGAGGCACGTCAGAGGCTCATCTCTCTTATGTCTG GAGAGCTTCAGAGGAAAATAGGACTCAAGGTACTGGAGATGGGCGGGAATGCAGTGGTTGGCTACTTACAATGCTTTGATCTGGAGGGAGAGTCGGGCCTGGTGGTACGGGCCATAGGTACCGCCTGCACACTGGATAAACTAAGCTCTGGAAGTGCCcccaacaccaacacacatacacaccctaACACAGCCCCTGCTTCCAATGCCTGCAATTCCCCTTCTAAGGACGGAAAGGA GCCAGTATTTGGTGAGGACCTGCCCTCGTCCTCCGGCCCACCTACCCCCTTCAGAGCCcttcccacctcctcctcctctcctccccccttctctccctccaaGCCATGCAGCCGTCAGTCCTCATCTTCAGACACAGACCTCAGTTTGACGCCCAAAACGG GAATGGGAAGTGGGGGCAGTGCTGGGAAGGAGGCGGGGCCTCTGAAGACCCTGCTCAGACAACAGACGCAGACTGCTCTTGAACAGAGG GAGTTTCCCTTCTTCACCTTGACATCTTTCCCTCCTGGATTCCTGGTTCATGTTGGTGGAGTGGTCAGTGCTCGCTCTGTCAAACTACTGGACCGCATACACAACCCTG ATGAGCCAGAGACTCGCGATGCCTGGTGGGAGGAGATTCGCCAGGAAATTAAATCTCATGCCAAAGCTCTTGGTTGCCATGCTGTTGTAGGGTACAGTGAGAGCACGAGCATCTG TGAGGAGGTGTGTATCCTGTCAGCATCAGGTACAGCTGCTATCCTGAATCCTCGGTACATGCGTGAAGGCTGTCTTGACATCGGAAGCACGGATCACAG GTTTGAGGAGCCATCTCCTCCAAGCTGTGGCTTCTGTCACATTCCATACGATGAGTTCAACATGCCATTTCCTGCTCAGCTCACCTACTGTTACCACTGCAGACGacaaaag GTTCCTGATGTGTTATTTACAACAATCGATCTGCCACCAGAAGCAGCTGTCACAGGGAAGGGTTGCCTTATCCAGGCCAG ACTGTGTCGTCTAAAGAAGAAGGCCCAGGGTGAAGTGAACGCAACAGCTATCTCCAATTTGCTGCCTTTTATGGAATACGAGCTGCACACTCAGCTAATGAACAAACTGAAGCTGCGGAGCATGAACGCTCTGTTTGGCCTGCACATACAGATCAGTGTTGGAGAGAACATGCTCCTGGGTCTGGCT TCTGCTACAGGAGTGTATCTGACAGCCCTGCCTGCACCAGGGGGCATTCAGATTGCAGGGAAGACTCCTGGTGACCTGAGCAATGAGCATCACATCCTCACCATACAGAAAAGGATCAATGACACCATAGCAAAGAGCAAAGAGCTCTATCAAATAAACCCTCCG GAGCTGATGGAGGAAGTGGTGGGTTCTCCGATCCCTGAGCCAAGACAACGATCCAGACTTCTTCGCTCCCACTCAGAGAGCTCAGACGAACTGTCAGAACTGGACCTCTCCCATGGCAAGAAGGATGCCTTTGTCCTGGAG ATTGATGACACTGATGCTCTGGAGGACATCCACTCCCTCCTCACTGATGCATCCCCTCCTACAG GTTTCTACAGCTGCAACACTGAGATCATGCCTGGGATTTACAACTGGACTTCAGCAATACAG ATGTTTACCTCTGTGAGGGTCTTAAGGTTGAGTAATGCCAATCTCACTAACCAAGGGTTGAACAAGACCTTCACTGACCTTTGTGAAAATCTGTTGAAG AGTTTTTACTTCAAGTTGCGCTCTATGATCCCCTGCTGTCTCTGTCATCTCAAATTCACCGTAGCAGTGCCAGAAGAAGAACTCATACAG GTCGCAGTGACAGCAGTAGCCATGACATTTGACAAGGACCAGAGTCAGGAGAAGCCAGCAGACAGGTCCACCACCAAAG GATCCAATGAGGCTGAAGAGCAGCTGCAGTTCCCCTTGGAGTTGAGCACAGATTTGTCATCCATCAACACTCAGCCATCAACCAAAATCTCAG gtgtACCAGAGAGTACCAACGTGTCATCCAGAG ACAGATGCAGCACCTGGCTAGAGCTGCTTAGGCTGAAAGCTCACACCATAAGACGAGGATCAGTTAAGACAA TCTCATCTTTGGACCGCAGCAGTCCATTGCCTGAGGGACGGTCCCGCTCGCTGCGCTCCAACCGCTCATTTGGTGGGAGTTCAGTCCCAGTGGTGAAAATGACACCAGTCTCCTTCCTCCCTGGGACACGCATCATTAAGTATCTTGGGatcatcaacatgttttttatcAGAGAGACAACATCATTACGTGAG GAAGGTGGTGTTAGTGGCTTCCTCCATTCATTCATAGCAGATGTGTTTGCGATGGTTCGAGCCCACGTGGCAGCTCTGGGTGGCAATGCAGTGGTGTCCTACAGCATGAAAGAGTGTGTGTTAATGGAAAATCCAAACAAGAACCAG GCTCAGTGTCTTATTAATGTGAGTGGTGATGCAGTCATCTGTGTCAGGGAAACAGACCAGGAGCCCACGCCTTCAGTGACAAACATCGGACAGACCTGTTGTAGCAGAACTGATGGGGCTGCGTGA
- the c2cd5 gene encoding C2 domain-containing protein 5 isoform X3 produces the protein MPGKLKAKIVAGRHLPVMDRASDLTDAFVEVKFGNTTFKTDVCPKSLNPQWNSEWFKFEVDDEDLQDEPLQITVLDHDTYSANDAIGKVYIDIDPLLCSEAASVISGWLPIYDTIHGIRGEINILVKVELFNDLNRFRQSSCGVKFFCTTAIPRCYRAAMVHGFVEELVVNEDPEYQWIDRIRTPRASNEARQRLISLMSGELQRKIGLKVLEMGGNAVVGYLQCFDLEGESGLVVRAIGTACTLDKLSSGSAPNTNTHTHPNTAPASNACNSPSKDGKEPVFGEDLPSSSGPPTPFRALPTSSSSPPPFSPSKPCSRQSSSSDTDLSLTPKTGMGSGGSAGKEAGPLKTLLRQQTQTALEQREFPFFTLTSFPPGFLVHVGGVVSARSVKLLDRIHNPDEPETRDAWWEEIRQEIKSHAKALGCHAVVGYSESTSICEEVCILSASGTAAILNPRYMREGCLDIGSTDHRFEEPSPPSCGFCHIPYDEFNMPFPAQLTYCYHCRRQKVPDVLFTTIDLPPEAAVTGKGCLIQARLCRLKKKAQGEVNATAISNLLPFMEYELHTQLMNKLKLRSMNALFGLHIQISVGENMLLGLASATGVYLTALPAPGGIQIAGKTPGDLSNEHHILTIQKRINDTIAKSKELYQINPPELMEEVVGSPIPEPRQRSRLLRSHSESSDELSELDLSHGKKDAFVLEIDDTDALEDIHSLLTDASPPTGFYSCNTEIMPGIYNWTSAIQMFTSVRVLRLSNANLTNQGLNKTFTDLCENLLKSFYFKLRSMIPCCLCHLKFTVAVPEEELIQVAVTAVAMTFDKDQSQEKPADRSTTKGSNEAEEQLQFPLELSTDLSSINTQPSTKISGVPESTNVSSRDRCSTWLELLRLKAHTIRRGSVKTSRRTQSLAHSVSSLDRSSPLPEGRSRSLRSNRSFGGSSVPVVKMTPVSFLPGTRIIKYLGIINMFFIRETTSLREEGGVSGFLHSFIADVFAMVRAHVAALGGNAVVSYSMKECVLMENPNKNQAQCLINVSGDAVICVRETDQEPTPSVTNIGQTCCSRTDGAA, from the exons ATGCCTGGGAAACTGAAGGCCAAAATTGTAGCAGGGCGTCACTTGCCTGTTATGGACAGAGCCAGTGACCTTACTGATGCTTTTGTAGAG GTCAAGTTTGGAAATACAACTTTCAAAACAGATGTTTGTCCCAAGTCCCTTAATCCACAGTGGAACTCTGAATGGTTCAAATTTGAG GTTGATGATGAAGACTTGCAGGATGAACCTTTGCAGATCACTGTCTTGGACCATGATACGTACAGTGCGAACGATGCCATAGGGAAAGTTTACATTGACATTGACCCTTTGCTGTGCAGTGAGGCTGCCTCTGTCATCTCTGGCTGGCTTCCCATCTATGATACCATTCATG gtATCAGAGGTGAAATTAATATCCTCGTGAAAGTGGAGCTTTTCAATGACTTGAACCGCTTCAGACAGTCTTCCTGCGGGGTCAAGTTTTTCTGCA CCACAGCTATTCCACGGTGCTACCGGGCAGCAATGGTGCACGGGTTTGTGGAGGAACTCGTGGTGAATGAAGATCCAGAGTATCAGTGGATTGACCGTATTAGAACTCCCCGGGCCTCCAATGAGGCACGTCAGAGGCTCATCTCTCTTATGTCTG GAGAGCTTCAGAGGAAAATAGGACTCAAGGTACTGGAGATGGGCGGGAATGCAGTGGTTGGCTACTTACAATGCTTTGATCTGGAGGGAGAGTCGGGCCTGGTGGTACGGGCCATAGGTACCGCCTGCACACTGGATAAACTAAGCTCTGGAAGTGCCcccaacaccaacacacatacacaccctaACACAGCCCCTGCTTCCAATGCCTGCAATTCCCCTTCTAAGGACGGAAAGGA GCCAGTATTTGGTGAGGACCTGCCCTCGTCCTCCGGCCCACCTACCCCCTTCAGAGCCcttcccacctcctcctcctctcctccccccttctctccctccaaGCCATGCAGCCGTCAGTCCTCATCTTCAGACACAGACCTCAGTTTGACGCCCAAAACGG GAATGGGAAGTGGGGGCAGTGCTGGGAAGGAGGCGGGGCCTCTGAAGACCCTGCTCAGACAACAGACGCAGACTGCTCTTGAACAGAGG GAGTTTCCCTTCTTCACCTTGACATCTTTCCCTCCTGGATTCCTGGTTCATGTTGGTGGAGTGGTCAGTGCTCGCTCTGTCAAACTACTGGACCGCATACACAACCCTG ATGAGCCAGAGACTCGCGATGCCTGGTGGGAGGAGATTCGCCAGGAAATTAAATCTCATGCCAAAGCTCTTGGTTGCCATGCTGTTGTAGGGTACAGTGAGAGCACGAGCATCTG TGAGGAGGTGTGTATCCTGTCAGCATCAGGTACAGCTGCTATCCTGAATCCTCGGTACATGCGTGAAGGCTGTCTTGACATCGGAAGCACGGATCACAG GTTTGAGGAGCCATCTCCTCCAAGCTGTGGCTTCTGTCACATTCCATACGATGAGTTCAACATGCCATTTCCTGCTCAGCTCACCTACTGTTACCACTGCAGACGacaaaag GTTCCTGATGTGTTATTTACAACAATCGATCTGCCACCAGAAGCAGCTGTCACAGGGAAGGGTTGCCTTATCCAGGCCAG ACTGTGTCGTCTAAAGAAGAAGGCCCAGGGTGAAGTGAACGCAACAGCTATCTCCAATTTGCTGCCTTTTATGGAATACGAGCTGCACACTCAGCTAATGAACAAACTGAAGCTGCGGAGCATGAACGCTCTGTTTGGCCTGCACATACAGATCAGTGTTGGAGAGAACATGCTCCTGGGTCTGGCT TCTGCTACAGGAGTGTATCTGACAGCCCTGCCTGCACCAGGGGGCATTCAGATTGCAGGGAAGACTCCTGGTGACCTGAGCAATGAGCATCACATCCTCACCATACAGAAAAGGATCAATGACACCATAGCAAAGAGCAAAGAGCTCTATCAAATAAACCCTCCG GAGCTGATGGAGGAAGTGGTGGGTTCTCCGATCCCTGAGCCAAGACAACGATCCAGACTTCTTCGCTCCCACTCAGAGAGCTCAGACGAACTGTCAGAACTGGACCTCTCCCATGGCAAGAAGGATGCCTTTGTCCTGGAG ATTGATGACACTGATGCTCTGGAGGACATCCACTCCCTCCTCACTGATGCATCCCCTCCTACAG GTTTCTACAGCTGCAACACTGAGATCATGCCTGGGATTTACAACTGGACTTCAGCAATACAG ATGTTTACCTCTGTGAGGGTCTTAAGGTTGAGTAATGCCAATCTCACTAACCAAGGGTTGAACAAGACCTTCACTGACCTTTGTGAAAATCTGTTGAAG AGTTTTTACTTCAAGTTGCGCTCTATGATCCCCTGCTGTCTCTGTCATCTCAAATTCACCGTAGCAGTGCCAGAAGAAGAACTCATACAG GTCGCAGTGACAGCAGTAGCCATGACATTTGACAAGGACCAGAGTCAGGAGAAGCCAGCAGACAGGTCCACCACCAAAG GATCCAATGAGGCTGAAGAGCAGCTGCAGTTCCCCTTGGAGTTGAGCACAGATTTGTCATCCATCAACACTCAGCCATCAACCAAAATCTCAG gtgtACCAGAGAGTACCAACGTGTCATCCAGAG ACAGATGCAGCACCTGGCTAGAGCTGCTTAGGCTGAAAGCTCACACCATAAGACGAGGATCAGTTAAGACAAGTAGGAGGACACAGTCTCTAGCACACTCTG TCTCATCTTTGGACCGCAGCAGTCCATTGCCTGAGGGACGGTCCCGCTCGCTGCGCTCCAACCGCTCATTTGGTGGGAGTTCAGTCCCAGTGGTGAAAATGACACCAGTCTCCTTCCTCCCTGGGACACGCATCATTAAGTATCTTGGGatcatcaacatgttttttatcAGAGAGACAACATCATTACGTGAG GAAGGTGGTGTTAGTGGCTTCCTCCATTCATTCATAGCAGATGTGTTTGCGATGGTTCGAGCCCACGTGGCAGCTCTGGGTGGCAATGCAGTGGTGTCCTACAGCATGAAAGAGTGTGTGTTAATGGAAAATCCAAACAAGAACCAG GCTCAGTGTCTTATTAATGTGAGTGGTGATGCAGTCATCTGTGTCAGGGAAACAGACCAGGAGCCCACGCCTTCAGTGACAAACATCGGACAGACCTGTTGTAGCAGAACTGATGGGGCTGCGTGA
- the c2cd5 gene encoding C2 domain-containing protein 5 isoform X2, which yields MPGKLKAKIVAGRHLPVMDRASDLTDAFVEVKFGNTTFKTDVCPKSLNPQWNSEWFKFEVDDEDLQDEPLQITVLDHDTYSANDAIGKVYIDIDPLLCSEAASVISGWLPIYDTIHGIRGEINILVKVELFNDLNRFRQSSCGVKFFCTTAIPRCYRAAMVHGFVEELVVNEDPEYQWIDRIRTPRASNEARQRLISLMSGELQRKIGLKVLEMGGNAVVGYLQCFDLEGESGLVVRAIGTACTLDKLSSGSAPNTNTHTHPNTAPASNACNSPSKDGKEPVFGEDLPSSSGPPTPFRALPTSSSSPPPFSPSKPCSRQSSSSDTDLSLTPKTGMGSGGSAGKEAGPLKTLLRQQTQTALEQREFPFFTLTSFPPGFLVHVGGVVSARSVKLLDRIHNPDEPETRDAWWEEIRQEIKSHAKALGCHAVVGYSESTSICEEVCILSASGTAAILNPRYMREGCLDIGSTDHRFEEPSPPSCGFCHIPYDEFNMPFPAQLTYCYHCRRQKVPDVLFTTIDLPPEAAVTGKGCLIQARLCRLKKKAQGEVNATAISNLLPFMEYELHTQLMNKLKLRSMNALFGLHIQISVGENMLLGLASATGVYLTALPAPGGIQIAGKTPGDLSNEHHILTIQKRINDTIAKSKELYQINPPELMEEVVGSPIPEPRQRSRLLRSHSESSDELSELDLSHGKKDAFVLEIDDTDALEDIHSLLTDASPPTGFYSCNTEIMPGIYNWTSAIQMFTSVRVLRLSNANLTNQGLNKTFTDLCENLLKSFYFKLRSMIPCCLCHLKFTVAVPEEELIQVAVTAVAMTFDKDQSQEKPADRSTTKGSNEAEEQLQFPLELSTDLSSINTQPSTKISGVPESTNVSSRAASVDYGSFADRCSTWLELLRLKAHTIRRGSVKTISSLDRSSPLPEGRSRSLRSNRSFGGSSVPVVKMTPVSFLPGTRIIKYLGIINMFFIRETTSLREEGGVSGFLHSFIADVFAMVRAHVAALGGNAVVSYSMKECVLMENPNKNQAQCLINVSGDAVICVRETDQEPTPSVTNIGQTCCSRTDGAA from the exons ATGCCTGGGAAACTGAAGGCCAAAATTGTAGCAGGGCGTCACTTGCCTGTTATGGACAGAGCCAGTGACCTTACTGATGCTTTTGTAGAG GTCAAGTTTGGAAATACAACTTTCAAAACAGATGTTTGTCCCAAGTCCCTTAATCCACAGTGGAACTCTGAATGGTTCAAATTTGAG GTTGATGATGAAGACTTGCAGGATGAACCTTTGCAGATCACTGTCTTGGACCATGATACGTACAGTGCGAACGATGCCATAGGGAAAGTTTACATTGACATTGACCCTTTGCTGTGCAGTGAGGCTGCCTCTGTCATCTCTGGCTGGCTTCCCATCTATGATACCATTCATG gtATCAGAGGTGAAATTAATATCCTCGTGAAAGTGGAGCTTTTCAATGACTTGAACCGCTTCAGACAGTCTTCCTGCGGGGTCAAGTTTTTCTGCA CCACAGCTATTCCACGGTGCTACCGGGCAGCAATGGTGCACGGGTTTGTGGAGGAACTCGTGGTGAATGAAGATCCAGAGTATCAGTGGATTGACCGTATTAGAACTCCCCGGGCCTCCAATGAGGCACGTCAGAGGCTCATCTCTCTTATGTCTG GAGAGCTTCAGAGGAAAATAGGACTCAAGGTACTGGAGATGGGCGGGAATGCAGTGGTTGGCTACTTACAATGCTTTGATCTGGAGGGAGAGTCGGGCCTGGTGGTACGGGCCATAGGTACCGCCTGCACACTGGATAAACTAAGCTCTGGAAGTGCCcccaacaccaacacacatacacaccctaACACAGCCCCTGCTTCCAATGCCTGCAATTCCCCTTCTAAGGACGGAAAGGA GCCAGTATTTGGTGAGGACCTGCCCTCGTCCTCCGGCCCACCTACCCCCTTCAGAGCCcttcccacctcctcctcctctcctccccccttctctccctccaaGCCATGCAGCCGTCAGTCCTCATCTTCAGACACAGACCTCAGTTTGACGCCCAAAACGG GAATGGGAAGTGGGGGCAGTGCTGGGAAGGAGGCGGGGCCTCTGAAGACCCTGCTCAGACAACAGACGCAGACTGCTCTTGAACAGAGG GAGTTTCCCTTCTTCACCTTGACATCTTTCCCTCCTGGATTCCTGGTTCATGTTGGTGGAGTGGTCAGTGCTCGCTCTGTCAAACTACTGGACCGCATACACAACCCTG ATGAGCCAGAGACTCGCGATGCCTGGTGGGAGGAGATTCGCCAGGAAATTAAATCTCATGCCAAAGCTCTTGGTTGCCATGCTGTTGTAGGGTACAGTGAGAGCACGAGCATCTG TGAGGAGGTGTGTATCCTGTCAGCATCAGGTACAGCTGCTATCCTGAATCCTCGGTACATGCGTGAAGGCTGTCTTGACATCGGAAGCACGGATCACAG GTTTGAGGAGCCATCTCCTCCAAGCTGTGGCTTCTGTCACATTCCATACGATGAGTTCAACATGCCATTTCCTGCTCAGCTCACCTACTGTTACCACTGCAGACGacaaaag GTTCCTGATGTGTTATTTACAACAATCGATCTGCCACCAGAAGCAGCTGTCACAGGGAAGGGTTGCCTTATCCAGGCCAG ACTGTGTCGTCTAAAGAAGAAGGCCCAGGGTGAAGTGAACGCAACAGCTATCTCCAATTTGCTGCCTTTTATGGAATACGAGCTGCACACTCAGCTAATGAACAAACTGAAGCTGCGGAGCATGAACGCTCTGTTTGGCCTGCACATACAGATCAGTGTTGGAGAGAACATGCTCCTGGGTCTGGCT TCTGCTACAGGAGTGTATCTGACAGCCCTGCCTGCACCAGGGGGCATTCAGATTGCAGGGAAGACTCCTGGTGACCTGAGCAATGAGCATCACATCCTCACCATACAGAAAAGGATCAATGACACCATAGCAAAGAGCAAAGAGCTCTATCAAATAAACCCTCCG GAGCTGATGGAGGAAGTGGTGGGTTCTCCGATCCCTGAGCCAAGACAACGATCCAGACTTCTTCGCTCCCACTCAGAGAGCTCAGACGAACTGTCAGAACTGGACCTCTCCCATGGCAAGAAGGATGCCTTTGTCCTGGAG ATTGATGACACTGATGCTCTGGAGGACATCCACTCCCTCCTCACTGATGCATCCCCTCCTACAG GTTTCTACAGCTGCAACACTGAGATCATGCCTGGGATTTACAACTGGACTTCAGCAATACAG ATGTTTACCTCTGTGAGGGTCTTAAGGTTGAGTAATGCCAATCTCACTAACCAAGGGTTGAACAAGACCTTCACTGACCTTTGTGAAAATCTGTTGAAG AGTTTTTACTTCAAGTTGCGCTCTATGATCCCCTGCTGTCTCTGTCATCTCAAATTCACCGTAGCAGTGCCAGAAGAAGAACTCATACAG GTCGCAGTGACAGCAGTAGCCATGACATTTGACAAGGACCAGAGTCAGGAGAAGCCAGCAGACAGGTCCACCACCAAAG GATCCAATGAGGCTGAAGAGCAGCTGCAGTTCCCCTTGGAGTTGAGCACAGATTTGTCATCCATCAACACTCAGCCATCAACCAAAATCTCAG gtgtACCAGAGAGTACCAACGTGTCATCCAGAG CTGCCTCCGTTGATTACGGTTCCTTTGCAGACAGATGCAGCACCTGGCTAGAGCTGCTTAGGCTGAAAGCTCACACCATAAGACGAGGATCAGTTAAGACAA TCTCATCTTTGGACCGCAGCAGTCCATTGCCTGAGGGACGGTCCCGCTCGCTGCGCTCCAACCGCTCATTTGGTGGGAGTTCAGTCCCAGTGGTGAAAATGACACCAGTCTCCTTCCTCCCTGGGACACGCATCATTAAGTATCTTGGGatcatcaacatgttttttatcAGAGAGACAACATCATTACGTGAG GAAGGTGGTGTTAGTGGCTTCCTCCATTCATTCATAGCAGATGTGTTTGCGATGGTTCGAGCCCACGTGGCAGCTCTGGGTGGCAATGCAGTGGTGTCCTACAGCATGAAAGAGTGTGTGTTAATGGAAAATCCAAACAAGAACCAG GCTCAGTGTCTTATTAATGTGAGTGGTGATGCAGTCATCTGTGTCAGGGAAACAGACCAGGAGCCCACGCCTTCAGTGACAAACATCGGACAGACCTGTTGTAGCAGAACTGATGGGGCTGCGTGA